In a genomic window of Streptococcus oralis subsp. tigurinus:
- a CDS encoding alpha/beta hydrolase, with protein MNHSYFYLKMKEHKLKVPYTGKERRVRVLLPKDYEKDTDRFYPVVYFHDGQNVFYSKESYIGHSWKIIPAIKRNPDISRMIVVAIDNDGMGRMNEYAAWKFQESPIPGQQFGGKGVEYAEFVMEVVKPFIDETYRTKADRQHTAMIGSSLGGNITQFIGLEYQDRIGCLGVFSSANWLHQEAFNRYIERKKLSPEQRIFIYVGTEEADDTDKTLMAGNIKQAYIDSSLRYYHDLIAGGVGLDNLVLKVQSGAIHSEIPWSENLPDCLRFFAEKW; from the coding sequence ATGAATCATTCCTACTTTTACTTAAAAATGAAAGAACACAAACTCAAGGTTCCTTATACAGGAAAGGAGCGTCGTGTGCGTGTTCTTCTGCCTAAGGACTACGAGAAGGACACAGACCGTTTTTATCCTGTAGTTTACTTTCATGATGGGCAAAATGTCTTTTACAGCAAGGAGTCTTATATCGGACACTCTTGGAAAATTATTCCAGCCATTAAACGAAATCCAGACATCAGTCGCATGATTGTTGTTGCTATTGATAATGACGGCATGGGACGGATGAATGAGTATGCGGCTTGGAAGTTTCAAGAATCTCCTATCCCAGGCCAGCAGTTTGGTGGTAAGGGTGTGGAGTATGCCGAGTTTGTCATGGAGGTGGTCAAGCCTTTTATCGATGAAACGTACCGAACCAAAGCTGATCGCCAGCATACAGCTATGATTGGTTCGTCTCTAGGAGGCAATATTACCCAGTTTATCGGACTAGAGTACCAAGATCGAATTGGTTGTCTAGGTGTCTTTTCATCTGCTAACTGGCTTCACCAAGAAGCCTTTAACCGCTACATTGAGCGTAAGAAATTGTCGCCTGAACAGCGCATTTTCATCTATGTAGGGACAGAAGAAGCAGACGATACGGACAAGACCCTGATGGCTGGCAATATTAAGCAAGCCTATATCGACTCATCGCTTCGCTATTACCATGATTTGATTGCAGGTGGAGTAGGCTTGGATAATCTTGTCTTGAAAGTTCAGTCTGGTGCCATCCATAGTGAAATCCCTTGGTCGGAAAATTTACCAGACTGTCTCCGATTTTTTGCAGAGAAATGGTAA
- the thiI gene encoding tRNA uracil 4-sulfurtransferase ThiI, with protein MQYSEIMIRYGELSTKGKNRMRFINKLRNNISGVLSIYPQVKVTADRDRAHVYLNGADYTAVAESLKQVFGIQNFSPVYKVEKSVEVLKSSVQEIMTDIYKEGMTFKISSKRSDHNFELDSRELNQTLGGAVFEAIPNVQVQMKNPDINLQVEIREEAAYLSYETIRGAGGLPVGTSGKGMLMLSGGIDSPVAGYLALKRGVDIEAVHFASPPYTSPGALKKAQDLTRKLTKFGGNIQFIEVPFTEIQEEIKAKAPEAYLMTLTRRFMMRITDRIREVRNGLVIINGESLGQVASQTLESMQTINAVTSTPIIRPVVTMDKLEIIDIAQEIDTFEISIQPFEDCCTIFAPDRPKTNPKIKNAEQYEARMDVEGLVERAVAGIMITEITPQAEKDEVDNLIDNLL; from the coding sequence ATGCAGTATTCAGAAATTATGATTCGCTACGGAGAGTTGTCAACTAAGGGCAAAAACCGTATGCGTTTCATCAATAAACTTCGCAATAATATTTCGGGCGTTTTGTCCATCTATCCCCAAGTTAAGGTAACTGCTGATCGCGACCGTGCCCACGTTTACCTCAATGGAGCCGACTACACAGCAGTTGCAGAATCTCTTAAACAAGTCTTCGGGATTCAGAATTTTTCTCCAGTATATAAGGTTGAAAAATCTGTAGAAGTTCTGAAGTCTTCTGTCCAAGAGATTATGACAGATATCTACAAGGAAGGCATGACCTTTAAGATTTCTAGTAAGCGTAGCGATCACAACTTTGAGCTCGATAGTCGTGAACTCAACCAAACACTTGGTGGAGCTGTATTTGAGGCAATTCCAAATGTCCAAGTTCAAATGAAAAATCCTGATATCAATCTTCAGGTGGAGATTCGTGAGGAGGCGGCCTATCTTTCCTATGAAACTATTCGTGGAGCAGGTGGCTTGCCTGTGGGGACTTCTGGTAAGGGGATGCTCATGTTGTCAGGAGGAATTGACTCGCCTGTAGCAGGTTATCTAGCCCTTAAACGAGGGGTAGATATTGAGGCGGTTCACTTTGCCAGTCCGCCATACACGAGTCCTGGTGCCCTTAAGAAAGCCCAAGATTTGACTCGTAAATTGACCAAGTTTGGGGGCAATATCCAGTTTATCGAGGTGCCTTTCACAGAGATTCAAGAGGAAATCAAGGCTAAGGCGCCAGAAGCCTACCTTATGACCTTAACACGTCGTTTTATGATGCGCATTACCGACCGTATTCGTGAGGTGAGAAATGGTTTAGTTATCATCAATGGGGAAAGTCTTGGTCAAGTAGCCAGCCAGACCTTGGAAAGCATGCAGACTATCAACGCTGTGACTAGCACTCCAATCATTCGTCCCGTGGTTACCATGGACAAGTTGGAAATCATTGATATCGCGCAGGAAATCGATACCTTTGAAATTTCAATTCAACCTTTTGAGGACTGCTGTACTATTTTTGCGCCTGATCGTCCTAAGACCAATCCTAAAATTAAGAATGCAGAGCAGTATGAAGCACGCATGGATGTTGAAGGTTTGGTTGAGCGAGCAGTGGCTGGTATCATGATTACTGAGATTACACCTCAAGCTGAAAAAGATGAAGTCGATAACTTGATTGACAATCTCCTTTAA
- a CDS encoding cysteine desulfurase family protein codes for MIYFDNSATTKPYPEALETYTQVASKIVGNPSSLHHLGDQATRILDASRQQIADLIGKKSDEIFFTSGGTEGDNWVIKGVALEKAQFGKHIIVSAIEHPAVKESALWLKSQGFEVDFAPVDEKGFVDVEALGALIRPDTTLVSIMAVNNEIGSIQPIEAISELLADKPTISFHVDAVQALAKIPTEKYLTDRVDFATFSSHKFHGVRGVGFVYIKSGKKITPLLTGGGQERDYRSTTENVAGIAATAKALRLSMEKLDIFTNKAGQMKSVIRQALLDYPDIFVFSDEEDFAPHILTFGIKGVRGEVIVHAFEDYDIFISTTSACSSKAGKPAGTLIAMGVDKDKAQSAVRLSLDLENDMSQVEQFLTKLKLIYNQTRKVR; via the coding sequence ATGATCTACTTTGATAATTCGGCAACGACCAAGCCTTATCCTGAAGCACTTGAAACCTATACGCAGGTCGCTTCGAAAATTGTAGGAAATCCTTCTAGCCTCCATCATTTGGGAGACCAGGCGACACGAATTTTAGATGCTTCCCGGCAGCAAATTGCAGATTTGATTGGCAAGAAGAGTGATGAAATCTTCTTTACTTCTGGAGGAACAGAAGGGGATAACTGGGTCATCAAAGGTGTGGCCCTTGAAAAAGCCCAGTTTGGCAAGCACATCATCGTATCAGCCATTGAACATCCAGCAGTCAAGGAGTCAGCCCTCTGGCTGAAAAGTCAGGGTTTTGAGGTGGATTTTGCTCCAGTTGATGAGAAAGGGTTTGTGGATGTTGAGGCTCTAGGAGCTTTGATACGACCTGATACGACCCTCGTCTCCATTATGGCAGTAAACAACGAAATTGGATCTATTCAACCTATTGAGGCCATCTCAGAACTGTTGGCAGACAAGCCAACTATTTCCTTCCACGTTGATGCAGTTCAGGCACTCGCTAAGATTCCGACTGAAAAATATCTGACAGATCGTGTAGATTTTGCGACCTTCTCAAGTCATAAATTTCATGGTGTCCGAGGTGTTGGCTTTGTCTATATCAAGTCTGGTAAGAAAATTACGCCTCTTTTGACAGGTGGTGGTCAAGAGCGTGATTATCGTTCGACAACTGAAAATGTAGCAGGGATTGCAGCGACAGCCAAGGCCCTCCGTTTGTCTATGGAAAAGTTAGATATCTTTACTAATAAGGCAGGGCAGATGAAATCAGTCATTCGCCAAGCGCTTTTGGACTATCCAGATATTTTTGTCTTTTCAGATGAGGAAGACTTTGCCCCTCATATCCTGACTTTTGGAATCAAGGGTGTTCGTGGTGAAGTCATTGTTCACGCCTTTGAAGACTATGATATTTTCATCTCCACAACCTCTGCTTGTTCATCCAAGGCTGGAAAACCTGCGGGAACCTTGATTGCCATGGGAGTGGACAAAGATAAGGCCCAGTCAGCTGTGCGTCTTAGCCTAGACCTTGAAAATGATATGAGTCAGGTTGAGCAGTTTTTGACCAAGCTAAAATTAATTTACAATCAAACTAGAAAAGTAAGATAG
- a CDS encoding DUF6556 family protein, giving the protein MSNYHRTSKPKTEHIKKGFTVFQKTIATIGSILGLITATITIMNAMDNSKNNKKEPTTTQTTVVKEIQKEAPQENTTPNKDNTSTKENTSQEETPQSNKKEEKKEEKKTTTQDSSTPSSTKETTDSGNSSKTTSSENKSNQ; this is encoded by the coding sequence ATGTCTAACTATCATAGAACTTCAAAACCAAAAACAGAACACATCAAAAAGGGATTTACTGTCTTTCAAAAAACGATTGCTACCATCGGTAGTATCCTTGGCCTAATCACCGCTACTATCACTATCATGAACGCCATGGATAATAGCAAAAACAATAAAAAAGAACCGACGACAACCCAAACAACTGTTGTCAAGGAAATTCAAAAAGAAGCCCCTCAGGAGAATACTACTCCTAACAAGGACAACACTTCCACTAAAGAAAATACCTCGCAGGAAGAAACTCCTCAATCCAATAAAAAGGAAGAGAAAAAAGAAGAGAAGAAAACAACAACTCAGGATTCTTCTACACCTTCCTCAACAAAAGAAACAACTGATAGTGGAAACTCGTCCAAAACGACTAGTTCCGAAAACAAAAGCAATCAATAA
- a CDS encoding DNA translocase FtsK: MANKNISKTRRRPSKAELERKQAIQRMLISLGIALLLIIAALKLGAAGITLYNLIRLLVGSLAYVAIGGLLIYLFLFKWIRKQEGLLSGFLCIFAGLLLIFEAYLVWKFGLEQSVLKGTLAQVMTDLTGIRVTSFAGGGLLGVGLYIPISFLFSNIGSYFIGVLLILVGALLVSPWSIYDVAAFIGAQFRSFMEKQEQRKQERFIKREEDKARQEAEEAARIKREQEEQDALPLPSVDPETGEILPEVPDYDLPPIPEKEWSEPEIILPQADVEVPDEKEDFEDEEVQVDFSAKEALEYKLPSLQLFAPDKPKDQSKEKKIVRENIKILEETFASFGIKVTVERAEIGPSVTKYEVKPAVGVRVNRISNLADDLALALAAKDVRIEAPIPGKSLVGIEVPNSEIATVSFRELWEQSQTKPENLLEIPLGKAVNGTARTFDLSKMPHLLVAGSTGSGKSVAVNGIIASILMKARPDQVKFMMVDPKMVELSVYNDIPHLLIPVVTNPRKASKALQKVVDEMENRYELFAKVGVRNIAGYNAKVEEFNSQSEYKQVPLPLIVVIVDELADLMMVASKEVEDAIIRLGQKARAAGIHMILATQRPSVDVISGLIKANVPSRVAFAVSSGTDSRTILDENGAEKLLGRGDMLFKPIDENHPVRLQGSFISDDDVERIVNFIKAQADADYDESFDPGEVSENDGEFSDGEAGGDPLFAEAKALVIETQKASASMIQRRLSVGFNRATRLMEELEMAGVIGPAEGTKPRKVLQQ, translated from the coding sequence ATGGCAAACAAAAATATAAGTAAAACAAGACGGAGACCGTCTAAAGCAGAACTCGAAAGAAAACAGGCTATCCAGAGGATGTTGATTTCCTTAGGAATTGCCTTATTGTTGATTATTGCAGCTCTCAAGCTTGGTGCTGCGGGTATCACCCTTTATAATCTCATTCGACTGTTAGTCGGAAGTTTAGCCTATGTGGCTATAGGCGGCCTCCTCATCTATCTTTTTCTTTTTAAATGGATACGCAAGCAAGAGGGGCTTCTGTCAGGATTTCTCTGTATCTTCGCTGGCTTGCTCTTGATTTTTGAGGCCTATCTTGTCTGGAAGTTTGGTTTGGAGCAGTCAGTTCTAAAAGGGACCTTGGCTCAAGTTATGACGGATCTGACTGGTATCCGGGTGACTAGCTTTGCTGGTGGAGGTCTGCTAGGTGTTGGACTTTACATCCCCATATCCTTTCTTTTCTCCAATATCGGATCGTACTTTATTGGAGTTCTTTTGATTCTAGTTGGGGCTCTCTTGGTCAGTCCTTGGTCTATTTATGATGTTGCGGCCTTTATTGGAGCTCAGTTCAGATCCTTCATGGAAAAACAGGAACAGAGAAAACAGGAACGCTTCATCAAGAGAGAAGAAGATAAGGCTCGTCAAGAAGCTGAAGAAGCAGCAAGAATCAAGAGAGAACAAGAAGAACAGGATGCACTACCGCTTCCTTCTGTAGATCCTGAAACTGGAGAAATCTTACCAGAAGTTCCAGACTATGATCTTCCACCAATTCCTGAAAAAGAATGGAGTGAACCCGAGATTATCCTCCCTCAAGCTGACGTTGAAGTTCCAGACGAGAAAGAAGATTTTGAGGATGAAGAGGTGCAGGTTGATTTTTCTGCTAAGGAAGCCCTTGAATACAAGCTGCCAAGCTTGCAACTCTTTGCGCCAGATAAACCCAAAGATCAGTCCAAGGAAAAGAAGATTGTTCGAGAAAATATCAAAATCTTAGAAGAAACCTTTGCCAGCTTTGGTATCAAGGTAACGGTTGAACGGGCTGAAATCGGCCCATCAGTAACTAAGTATGAAGTCAAGCCAGCCGTTGGTGTACGGGTTAACCGCATTTCCAATCTGGCAGACGACTTAGCGCTAGCTCTGGCAGCCAAGGATGTTCGGATTGAGGCTCCGATCCCTGGTAAATCCTTAGTCGGAATTGAAGTACCCAACTCTGAGATTGCGACCGTTTCCTTCCGTGAACTCTGGGAACAGTCTCAAACTAAACCAGAAAATCTCCTCGAAATTCCTCTAGGTAAGGCGGTCAATGGAACTGCTCGCACCTTTGACCTTTCCAAGATGCCCCACCTACTCGTTGCAGGTTCGACAGGATCAGGGAAGTCGGTTGCAGTTAACGGTATTATCGCGAGCATTCTCATGAAAGCAAGACCCGACCAGGTCAAGTTTATGATGGTCGATCCTAAGATGGTTGAGTTATCCGTTTACAACGACATTCCTCACCTTTTGATTCCAGTTGTGACCAATCCACGCAAGGCCAGCAAGGCCCTGCAAAAGGTTGTGGATGAGATGGAAAATCGTTACGAACTCTTTGCTAAGGTTGGAGTACGAAATATTGCTGGTTACAATGCCAAGGTTGAGGAATTTAATAGTCAATCTGAGTACAAACAAGTACCGCTGCCTTTGATTGTTGTCATTGTTGATGAGTTGGCAGACCTCATGATGGTGGCTAGCAAGGAAGTGGAAGATGCCATCATTCGTCTCGGACAGAAGGCGCGTGCCGCAGGGATTCACATGATTCTCGCAACGCAACGTCCATCGGTTGATGTCATCTCTGGTCTCATCAAGGCCAATGTCCCATCTCGTGTGGCTTTTGCAGTTTCATCAGGCACAGATTCACGAACCATATTGGATGAGAATGGAGCAGAAAAATTGCTCGGTCGAGGAGACATGCTCTTTAAACCAATCGATGAAAATCACCCAGTCCGTCTGCAAGGATCCTTTATCTCGGATGATGATGTTGAACGCATCGTAAACTTCATCAAGGCTCAGGCGGATGCGGACTACGATGAGAGTTTTGATCCAGGTGAGGTTTCTGAAAATGACGGTGAATTTTCAGATGGTGAAGCTGGTGGCGATCCGCTCTTTGCAGAAGCTAAGGCTCTGGTTATCGAGACGCAGAAAGCTAGTGCCTCTATGATTCAGCGTCGTTTGTCGGTTGGATTTAACCGTGCGACCCGCCTTATGGAAGAACTCGAAATGGCAGGTGTCATCGGTCCAGCTGAGGGAACCAAACCACGAAAAGTATTGCAACAATAA
- a CDS encoding HEAT repeat domain-containing protein, producing the protein MSDSRKEGIDKLEKEQFGRKSLTKEALQGTYASLVEEDFPDSKRIHFIADLGRSPEIAFHFELICNDWEEGTDLNFEASFDQHGQEGIDYLLGTLNQEEDESQRILIVYFLAKILSKVRHRDFYASSCKQVLPVLISLLPSSEASNRRKLIIALGWIGSISEIEILGQHLLTDPDALCRAWSASSLMQLSFHQIEKEVLMEKTKDLFREAIPEEKDFLACALMIEAAQVLFGKKWIPTSAVEKLEIEKIEKARKSAIRFLKK; encoded by the coding sequence ATGAGTGATTCTAGAAAAGAAGGAATCGACAAACTAGAGAAGGAACAGTTCGGTCGCAAAAGTCTTACAAAAGAAGCGTTACAAGGAACCTATGCCAGCTTGGTGGAGGAAGATTTTCCTGATTCTAAACGAATTCATTTTATAGCTGATTTAGGTAGGAGCCCAGAAATTGCCTTTCATTTTGAACTCATTTGCAACGATTGGGAGGAAGGAACTGACCTAAATTTTGAAGCAAGTTTTGACCAGCATGGGCAGGAGGGAATAGACTATCTTTTGGGGACTCTCAATCAAGAGGAAGATGAGAGTCAACGCATTTTAATTGTTTATTTCCTAGCGAAAATCCTTTCCAAAGTAAGACATAGAGATTTTTATGCATCTTCTTGCAAGCAAGTACTTCCCGTTCTAATCTCTCTTTTACCTAGTTCAGAAGCTTCGAATCGTAGAAAGCTAATCATTGCCCTAGGTTGGATTGGTTCAATAAGTGAGATAGAAATCTTAGGGCAACATCTCTTGACTGACCCAGATGCACTTTGTCGTGCCTGGTCTGCCAGTAGTTTGATGCAATTATCTTTTCATCAAATTGAAAAAGAAGTCTTGATGGAGAAAACGAAGGATTTGTTTCGAGAGGCGATTCCAGAAGAAAAGGACTTTCTGGCTTGTGCTCTGATGATAGAAGCAGCTCAAGTTTTATTTGGGAAAAAATGGATTCCTACATCTGCTGTAGAGAAGTTGGAAATCGAAAAGATTGAGAAGGCAAGAAAATCAGCAATTAGATTTTTGAAGAAGTAG
- a CDS encoding PTS fructose transporter subunit IIABC, which produces MKIQDLLRKDVMLLDLQATEKTAVIEEMIHSLVDHGYVTDFETFKEGILAREALTSTGLGDGIAMPHSKNSAVKEATVLFAKSNKGVDYESLDGQPTDLFFMIAAPEGANDTHLAALAELSQYLMKDGFADKLRQVTSADQVIELFNQASEKAEEPVQAPANESGDFIVAVTACTTGIAHTYMAQEALQKVAAEMGVGIKVETNGASGVGNQLTAEDIRKAKAVIIAADKAVDMDRFDGKPLVNRPVADGIRKTEELINLALSGNAEVYHAANGAQASTASNEKQSVGGAFYKHLMSGVSQMLPFVIGGGIMIALAFLIDGAFGVPQDSLGNLGSYHELASMFMKIGGAAFGLMLPVFAGYVAYSIAEKPGLVAGFVAGAIAKEGFAFGKIPYAAGGEATSTLAGVSSGFLGALVGGFIAGALVLAIKKYVKVPRSLEGAKSILLLPLLGTILTGFVMLAVNIPMAAINTAMNDFLGGLGGGSAVLLGIVLGGMMAVDMGGPVNKAAYVFGTGTLAATVSSGGSVAMAAVMAGGMVPPLAIFVATLLFKDKFSKEERNSGLTNIIMGLSFITEGAIPFGAADPARAIPSFILGSAVAGGLVGLAGIKLMAPHGGIFVIALTSNALLYLASVLVGAIVSGVVYGYLRKPLEK; this is translated from the coding sequence ATGAAAATTCAAGACCTATTGAGAAAAGATGTCATGTTGCTGGATTTGCAGGCGACTGAAAAAACAGCTGTCATCGAAGAGATGATTCATAGCTTGGTAGATCACGGTTATGTGACGGATTTTGAAACCTTTAAAGAAGGCATTTTGGCGCGTGAAGCTCTGACTTCTACTGGTCTGGGTGACGGAATTGCTATGCCCCACAGTAAAAACTCTGCTGTCAAAGAAGCAACGGTTCTCTTTGCTAAGTCAAATAAGGGTGTTGACTACGAAAGCTTGGATGGGCAACCAACAGACCTCTTCTTCATGATTGCTGCTCCAGAAGGTGCCAATGATACTCACTTGGCAGCCTTGGCAGAATTGTCACAATACTTGATGAAAGACGGTTTCGCTGACAAACTTCGTCAAGTAACATCTGCAGATCAAGTTATTGAACTCTTTAACCAAGCTTCAGAAAAAGCTGAGGAGCCTGTTCAAGCACCTGCCAATGAATCTGGTGACTTTATCGTAGCAGTTACAGCTTGTACAACAGGTATCGCCCACACTTATATGGCCCAAGAAGCCCTTCAAAAAGTGGCTGCTGAGATGGGTGTTGGTATCAAGGTTGAAACCAACGGTGCTAGTGGTGTCGGTAATCAATTGACAGCGGAGGATATCCGCAAGGCTAAAGCTGTTATCATCGCTGCAGATAAAGCAGTTGATATGGATCGTTTCGATGGCAAACCATTGGTAAATCGTCCAGTAGCAGACGGTATCCGCAAGACAGAAGAATTGATCAACTTGGCCCTTTCTGGAAATGCTGAAGTTTATCATGCTGCTAATGGAGCACAAGCTTCAACAGCATCTAATGAAAAACAAAGTGTTGGTGGTGCTTTCTACAAACACTTGATGAGTGGTGTATCTCAAATGTTGCCATTCGTTATCGGTGGTGGTATCATGATTGCCCTTGCTTTCTTGATCGACGGAGCTTTTGGTGTGCCACAGGATAGTCTTGGCAATCTCGGATCCTACCATGAGCTCGCTTCCATGTTCATGAAAATTGGTGGAGCAGCCTTTGGTTTGATGCTTCCAGTTTTTGCAGGATATGTAGCTTACTCTATCGCTGAAAAACCAGGTTTGGTAGCTGGTTTCGTGGCTGGTGCTATTGCTAAAGAAGGTTTTGCTTTTGGTAAAATCCCTTATGCAGCTGGTGGTGAAGCAACTTCAACACTTGCAGGTGTCTCATCTGGTTTCCTAGGTGCCCTTGTTGGTGGATTTATCGCAGGTGCTTTAGTTCTTGCTATCAAGAAATACGTTAAAGTTCCTCGTTCACTTGAGGGTGCTAAATCAATTCTTCTCTTGCCACTTCTTGGAACAATCTTGACAGGATTTGTCATGTTGGCTGTTAACATCCCAATGGCAGCAATTAACACTGCTATGAATGACTTCCTAGGCGGACTTGGAGGAGGCTCAGCGGTCCTTCTCGGTATCGTTCTTGGTGGTATGATGGCTGTCGACATGGGTGGACCTGTCAATAAAGCAGCCTATGTCTTTGGTACAGGTACGCTTGCAGCGACTGTTTCTTCAGGCGGTTCTGTAGCCATGGCAGCAGTTATGGCTGGAGGAATGGTGCCTCCACTTGCAATCTTTGTCGCAACTCTTCTTTTCAAAGACAAATTTAGCAAAGAAGAACGCAACTCTGGTTTGACAAACATCATCATGGGCTTGTCATTCATCACTGAGGGAGCGATTCCTTTTGGTGCAGCTGACCCAGCTCGTGCGATTCCAAGTTTCATCCTTGGATCGGCAGTAGCAGGTGGACTCGTTGGTCTTGCAGGTATCAAACTCATGGCACCACACGGAGGAATCTTCGTTATCGCCCTAACTTCAAATGCCCTTCTTTACCTTGCCTCTGTCTTGGTAGGCGCAATTGTAAGTGGTGTGGTTTATGGTTACCTTCGTAAACCATTAGAAAAATAA
- the pfkB gene encoding 1-phosphofructokinase has translation MIYTVTLNPSIDYIVRLDQVQVGSVNRMDSDDKFAGGKGINVSRVLKRLDIPNTATGFIGGFTGKFITDTLAEEEIETRFVQVAEDTRINVKIKADQETEINGTGPNVEPAQLEELKAILSSLTADDTVVFAGSSAKNLGNVIYKDLIALTRQTGAQVVCDFEGQTLIDSLDYQPLLVKPNNHELGAIFGVKLESLDEIENYARQLLAKGAQNVIISMAGDGALLVTSEGAYFAKPIKGTVKNSVGAGDSMVAGFTGEFVKSKDAVEAFKWGVACGTATTFSDDLATAEFIKETYEKVEVEKR, from the coding sequence ATGATTTATACAGTCACACTCAATCCATCCATTGACTATATCGTGCGCTTGGACCAAGTTCAAGTCGGTAGTGTCAATCGTATGGACAGTGATGATAAGTTTGCTGGTGGGAAAGGAATCAATGTCAGTCGTGTTTTGAAACGTTTGGATATTCCTAATACTGCGACTGGATTTATCGGAGGATTTACTGGTAAATTTATCACAGATACTTTGGCAGAGGAAGAAATCGAGACTCGTTTTGTCCAAGTAGCAGAAGATACTCGTATTAATGTTAAAATCAAAGCAGACCAAGAAACAGAAATCAACGGAACGGGTCCTAATGTTGAACCGGCTCAGCTAGAAGAATTGAAAGCTATTTTGTCTAGTCTGACAGCAGATGATACGGTTGTGTTTGCGGGTTCGAGTGCTAAGAACCTAGGTAATGTTATTTACAAAGATTTGATTGCCTTGACACGCCAGACTGGTGCGCAAGTGGTTTGTGACTTTGAAGGACAGACCTTGATTGATAGTTTGGACTACCAACCACTTTTGGTTAAACCAAACAATCACGAGCTTGGAGCTATCTTTGGAGTGAAACTCGAAAGTTTAGATGAAATCGAGAACTATGCTCGTCAGTTACTGGCCAAAGGAGCTCAAAACGTCATTATCTCCATGGCTGGTGACGGTGCCCTTCTTGTCACATCTGAGGGAGCATACTTCGCAAAACCTATCAAGGGAACAGTCAAAAATTCAGTGGGAGCTGGTGACTCTATGGTTGCTGGATTTACAGGTGAATTTGTCAAATCTAAAGATGCAGTAGAAGCCTTCAAGTGGGGAGTAGCTTGTGGAACAGCAACTACCTTCTCGGATGACTTGGCAACAGCGGAATTTATTAAAGAAACATATGAAAAAGTTGAGGTAGAAAAACGATGA
- a CDS encoding DeoR/GlpR family DNA-binding transcription regulator — protein MLKTERKQLILEELNQHHVVSLEKLVNLLETSESTVRRDLDELEAENKLRRVHGGAELPHSLQEEETIQEKSVKNLQEKKLLAQKAASLIKEQDVIFIDAGTTTAFLIKELVNKNITVVTNSIHHAVQLVEKQIPTVMVGGSVKMATDACIGGVALNQINQLHFDRAFIGMNGVDDGYYTTPDMEEGAVKRAILENAKQTYVLVDSSKIGQTCFAKVAPLKRAIVITSQGHELLQAIKEKTEVIEV, from the coding sequence GTGTTAAAAACTGAGCGGAAGCAACTGATTTTAGAGGAGTTAAATCAACATCATGTAGTTTCCCTAGAAAAATTGGTTAATCTATTAGAAACATCAGAATCGACAGTACGAAGAGATTTGGATGAGTTGGAGGCTGAAAACAAGCTTCGCCGTGTGCATGGTGGAGCAGAATTGCCCCACTCCTTGCAGGAAGAAGAAACCATCCAAGAAAAATCTGTCAAAAACCTTCAAGAGAAGAAGCTACTGGCTCAAAAAGCAGCCTCTCTTATTAAGGAGCAAGATGTTATCTTTATTGATGCTGGAACGACAACTGCTTTTTTAATCAAGGAATTGGTTAATAAGAATATCACAGTTGTGACCAACTCCATTCATCATGCGGTTCAGTTGGTTGAAAAACAGATTCCAACTGTCATGGTTGGAGGAAGTGTCAAGATGGCAACAGATGCATGTATCGGTGGAGTTGCTCTTAATCAAATTAACCAATTGCACTTTGACCGTGCCTTTATCGGGATGAATGGTGTAGACGATGGCTATTATACGACTCCTGACATGGAGGAGGGAGCTGTGAAACGTGCCATTTTGGAGAATGCCAAACAAACCTATGTCTTGGTCGATTCGTCTAAGATTGGACAAACTTGCTTTGCCAAGGTAGCACCTCTCAAACGCGCTATTGTTATCACAAGTCAAGGGCATGAGCTCTTGCAGGCTATTAAGGAGAAAACGGAGGTAATAGAAGTATGA